A single Anopheles funestus chromosome 2RL, idAnoFuneDA-416_04, whole genome shotgun sequence DNA region contains:
- the LOC125766646 gene encoding uncharacterized protein LOC125766646 isoform X2: MWTDAATSRITLNAIRCIVLVFFLLPFFFISYATVAISRQLWIIILFWRYPWLKRTKVHGIKSFVDRSRKPEVLCVLMEMEGEIDIVQLREEFLHHISDCSSSHMRLCLPQFILPFMSCWNKYSWLKGTSSADEHILLAPAIQRGRPMKELMCLLNITNATTSSSTSKDKDSLITSTKAALPWQIVCIPVVSEPPNECGEKCSNYLLYAIDLKLLNEAEKRNLSYIPLNGYLERAEPMFDNVLAKPYYIPRLWNYIFSSILYRWNEFVYQHDPLESPDIDRKQYTGMGQLLSALCISVVYVCGDFVCSFRSIKGSPLDKIDYLQRLIEREIDKRNFTIRTIWDTFLQSIEPVNLLKEATFLVWKIIATVTLMVPWYAWRETEALLLYISKGTINNDTIVGFIIECFPICYGVTLECLRMMWLLLEVTLQLNE, encoded by the exons ATGTGGACAGATGCAGCGACTAGCAGGATAACTCTGAATGCCATCAGATGTATCgttcttgttttcttcctgCTACCGTTTTTCTTCATAAGTTACGCAa CTGTTGCTATCTCTCGACAACTGTGGATTATTATCCTGTTTTGGCGCTATCCATGGCTGAAGAGGACCAAAGTGCACGGCATCAAAAGCTTCGTCGATCGATCGCGCAAACCTGAGGTGTTGTGTGTGCTAATGGAGATGGAAG GAGAAATTGATATTGTGCAGCTGAGGGAAGAATTTTTGCATCACATTAGTgattgcagcagcagccataTGCGACTTTGCCTACCGCAATTTATACTTCCTTTCATGTCTTGCTGGAACAAATATTCATGGTTGAAGGG AACCAGCAGTGCAGATGAACACATACTATTGGCCCCAGCCATACAACGGGGAAGACCAATGAAGGAATTGATGTGTTTATTAAACATCACCAATGCGACTACCAGCAGCTCAACCAGTAAAGATAAAGATTCGTTGATAACGAGTACAAAAGCCGCCCTTCCGTGGCAAATCGTGTGCATTCCTGTAGTGAGTGAACCGCCCAATGAATGCGGTGAAAAATGCTCCAACTATCTGCTGTATGCGATCGATCTTAAACTGTTGAATGAAGCGGAGAAACGCAACCTCAGCTACATCCCCTTGAACGGATACCTTGAACGAGCTGAGCCAATGTTTGACAATGTGTTGGCTAAACCTTACTACATTCCGCGACTGTGGaactatattttttcttcgattcttTACCGCTGGAATGAGTTTGTATATCAGCACGATCCTCTCGAATCACCCGACATCGATCGCAAGCAGTACACAGGTATGGGTCAATTGCTATCAGCTCTATGCATTTCCGTCGTGTACGTTTGTGGTGATTTTGTGTGCTCGTTTCGGTCGATCAAGGGTAGTCCGTTGGATAAAATTGATTACCTTCAGCGGTTGATCGAGCGCGAGATAGACAAGCGCAATTTTACGATCCGTACAATTTGGGACACTTTCCTGCAGTCTATTGAACCGGTAAATTTACTAAAAGAAGCGACATTTTTAGTGTGGAAAATTATTGCCACTGTCACACTGATGGTGCCGTGGTACGCATGGCGGGAAACTGAAGCTTTGCTGCTGTACATATCCAAAGGAACGATCAATAACGATACAATTGTAGGGTTCATCATCGAATGCTTTCCTATTTGCTACGGTGTAACACTCGAATGTTTGCGAATGATGTGGCTGCTATTGGAAGTAACCTTGCAGCTGaatgaataa
- the LOC125766646 gene encoding uncharacterized protein LOC125766646 isoform X1 → MWTDAATSRITLNAIRCIVLVFFLLPFFFISYASKIFCLKQLLNSHHKHIVLTAVAISRQLWIIILFWRYPWLKRTKVHGIKSFVDRSRKPEVLCVLMEMEGEIDIVQLREEFLHHISDCSSSHMRLCLPQFILPFMSCWNKYSWLKGTSSADEHILLAPAIQRGRPMKELMCLLNITNATTSSSTSKDKDSLITSTKAALPWQIVCIPVVSEPPNECGEKCSNYLLYAIDLKLLNEAEKRNLSYIPLNGYLERAEPMFDNVLAKPYYIPRLWNYIFSSILYRWNEFVYQHDPLESPDIDRKQYTGMGQLLSALCISVVYVCGDFVCSFRSIKGSPLDKIDYLQRLIEREIDKRNFTIRTIWDTFLQSIEPVNLLKEATFLVWKIIATVTLMVPWYAWRETEALLLYISKGTINNDTIVGFIIECFPICYGVTLECLRMMWLLLEVTLQLNE, encoded by the exons ATGTGGACAGATGCAGCGACTAGCAGGATAACTCTGAATGCCATCAGATGTATCgttcttgttttcttcctgCTACCGTTTTTCTTCATAAGTTACGCAagtaagattttttgtttgaaacagtTATTAAATTCTCACCATAAGCACATTGTTCTTACAGCTGTTGCTATCTCTCGACAACTGTGGATTATTATCCTGTTTTGGCGCTATCCATGGCTGAAGAGGACCAAAGTGCACGGCATCAAAAGCTTCGTCGATCGATCGCGCAAACCTGAGGTGTTGTGTGTGCTAATGGAGATGGAAG GAGAAATTGATATTGTGCAGCTGAGGGAAGAATTTTTGCATCACATTAGTgattgcagcagcagccataTGCGACTTTGCCTACCGCAATTTATACTTCCTTTCATGTCTTGCTGGAACAAATATTCATGGTTGAAGGG AACCAGCAGTGCAGATGAACACATACTATTGGCCCCAGCCATACAACGGGGAAGACCAATGAAGGAATTGATGTGTTTATTAAACATCACCAATGCGACTACCAGCAGCTCAACCAGTAAAGATAAAGATTCGTTGATAACGAGTACAAAAGCCGCCCTTCCGTGGCAAATCGTGTGCATTCCTGTAGTGAGTGAACCGCCCAATGAATGCGGTGAAAAATGCTCCAACTATCTGCTGTATGCGATCGATCTTAAACTGTTGAATGAAGCGGAGAAACGCAACCTCAGCTACATCCCCTTGAACGGATACCTTGAACGAGCTGAGCCAATGTTTGACAATGTGTTGGCTAAACCTTACTACATTCCGCGACTGTGGaactatattttttcttcgattcttTACCGCTGGAATGAGTTTGTATATCAGCACGATCCTCTCGAATCACCCGACATCGATCGCAAGCAGTACACAGGTATGGGTCAATTGCTATCAGCTCTATGCATTTCCGTCGTGTACGTTTGTGGTGATTTTGTGTGCTCGTTTCGGTCGATCAAGGGTAGTCCGTTGGATAAAATTGATTACCTTCAGCGGTTGATCGAGCGCGAGATAGACAAGCGCAATTTTACGATCCGTACAATTTGGGACACTTTCCTGCAGTCTATTGAACCGGTAAATTTACTAAAAGAAGCGACATTTTTAGTGTGGAAAATTATTGCCACTGTCACACTGATGGTGCCGTGGTACGCATGGCGGGAAACTGAAGCTTTGCTGCTGTACATATCCAAAGGAACGATCAATAACGATACAATTGTAGGGTTCATCATCGAATGCTTTCCTATTTGCTACGGTGTAACACTCGAATGTTTGCGAATGATGTGGCTGCTATTGGAAGTAACCTTGCAGCTGaatgaataa
- the LOC125766660 gene encoding uncharacterized protein LOC125766660: MLQFERRSIVNGASLKRHVGQPISIHLKVDRADDGCKSFSGKTTDGVNVQVMLLEPLNGVCTGWIEVIGVAGPNDSVRGKQIITYFNAGDKTENFDVDGHNMLCTLLSVCKEPFYMGPQM; the protein is encoded by the exons atgctCCAATTCGAACGCAGATCAATAGTAAACGGAGCTTCCTTAAAAAGACACGTTGGCCAACCCATCAGCATTCATTTGAAGGTGGATCGTGCCGACGATGGGTGCAAATCGTTCAGTGGCAAAACGACAGACGGTGTTAATGTTCAAGTGATGCTGTTGGAACCTCTGAATGGCGTTTGCACAGGATGGATCGAAGTAATTGGTGTCGCTGGTCCCAATGACTCGGTTCGCGGTAAACAG ATCATCACATACTTTAACGCTGGGGATAAAACGGAGAACTTCGATGTGGACGGACACAACATGCTTTGCACACTGCTATCGGTGTGTAAGGAACCTTTTTACATGGGTCCACAAATGTAA